Proteins encoded together in one Thermococcus gammatolerans EJ3 window:
- a CDS encoding universal stress protein yields MKILVLIDGSKWSQKAALHAIAIAKKRGGKVILLSVLDRREARSMAFNLSMFTDRLEKVESFENEIWKEMKKGIRTIMTGLMELCQEEGVNCSFRIIEGLAKETILREANSGNYSLVVMGAYGRSGKTRIGSLLEEVVGLINVPTMIVR; encoded by the coding sequence TTGAAGATACTCGTGCTTATAGACGGCTCCAAGTGGAGTCAAAAGGCGGCGCTCCACGCCATAGCGATAGCCAAAAAGCGGGGGGGTAAGGTCATACTACTCTCCGTTCTTGACAGGAGGGAAGCGAGGTCTATGGCCTTCAACCTCAGCATGTTTACCGACAGGCTTGAGAAGGTTGAGAGCTTTGAGAATGAGATATGGAAGGAGATGAAGAAGGGAATACGTACGATAATGACAGGTCTCATGGAGCTCTGCCAGGAGGAGGGGGTGAACTGCTCCTTCAGGATAATCGAAGGTCTGGCCAAGGAGACAATACTCCGCGAGGCGAACTCGGGCAACTACTCCCTCGTCGTCATGGGTGCCTATGGGAGGAGCGGAAAGACGAGGATAGGGTCCCTGCTTGAGGAAGTCGTTGGGTTGATAAACGTTCCGACCATGATTGTCCGCTAG
- a CDS encoding universal stress protein has protein sequence MMIMEVLNRIISRKFRDIAGDRYEQIAKRYREFLLLPEELVLPEVKSILFPVDRFSLDIPEELFETLRAYAGASLKLIYISEKRTLHIIEQTLGKEEAEKLKAEKMRFASETLRNLAPRLENLGLSVETDYFIGSKSDDVIELMSTGKFDLLVISRCFGSEPSRTSPISPVVFKIVQHIDEPVIVY, from the coding sequence ATGATGATCATGGAGGTGCTCAATCGCATAATCTCCCGGAAGTTCAGGGACATTGCCGGGGATCGCTATGAGCAGATAGCCAAGCGCTACCGTGAGTTCCTTCTCCTCCCGGAGGAACTGGTTCTTCCGGAGGTCAAATCGATACTGTTTCCTGTGGACAGGTTCTCACTTGACATACCAGAAGAACTTTTTGAGACCCTGAGGGCTTATGCCGGGGCCTCGTTAAAGCTCATTTACATCTCCGAGAAGAGAACCCTTCACATCATAGAGCAGACCCTCGGGAAGGAGGAGGCCGAGAAACTGAAGGCGGAGAAGATGCGCTTTGCCAGCGAAACACTCCGCAACCTTGCGCCCAGACTTGAGAACCTAGGCCTCTCGGTCGAAACCGACTACTTCATCGGGAGCAAGAGCGACGACGTTATAGAGCTCATGTCCACCGGAAAGTTTGATCTGCTGGTGATCTCCCGTTGCTTTGGCTCCGAGCCGAGCAGAACTTCCCCAATAAGCCCGGTGGTGTTTAAAATCGTCCAGCACATCGATGAGCCCGTCATCGTCTACTGA
- a CDS encoding TldD/PmbA family protein translates to MEAVERLAGILDKRNVEWEIYWEEGKSASFRIERERIERAQWKFYSGIGLRVGLNGRVGFSYVTGLDHDEKSLFELVKRAEKLARIGSRPFRGFPTREKFPRVRGLYDKSIDDLDFDEAHSLAGEFVERMREMRGERGEYTLAGAMSFGTVRAGIVNSNGIEGEEPRTGLAIWAYAVKKNSRSGSGYASQSYTTLEGVHEGEELIRRAMNEAESSQRAEKIEGFSGEVLLEPQVVEALVYLFLENLYGDSVYYSRSRFSVGDLGKSVLSGNVSIIDDPTLGFSPGSYSFDGEGVPGRRKVLISRGELRSFLLDHTYGKLLGLDSTGNALRDFRSIPRIGTGNVLVGRGSENLGDWSGVVVSKVFGEHTANPVTGDFSLTVELGYVVENGEATPFSGNMVSGNVFEALGSVSRVGKELERRGSFYSPRIVTEVRLV, encoded by the coding sequence ATGGAGGCGGTTGAAAGGCTCGCGGGGATCCTCGATAAAAGAAACGTGGAGTGGGAGATATACTGGGAGGAGGGAAAGAGTGCCTCCTTCAGAATTGAAAGGGAAAGGATAGAGAGGGCTCAGTGGAAGTTCTACTCAGGGATTGGGCTGAGGGTGGGTCTGAATGGGAGGGTTGGTTTCTCCTACGTAACCGGCCTTGACCACGACGAGAAAAGTCTCTTTGAGCTCGTCAAAAGAGCCGAAAAGCTCGCCCGGATAGGGTCGAGGCCTTTCAGGGGGTTCCCAACTAGGGAGAAATTTCCCCGGGTTAGGGGGCTCTACGACAAATCTATAGACGATCTGGACTTTGATGAGGCACACTCCTTGGCTGGAGAGTTTGTGGAGAGGATGAGGGAGATGAGGGGAGAGAGGGGAGAGTACACCCTCGCCGGCGCGATGAGCTTCGGCACGGTAAGAGCCGGAATAGTAAACTCCAACGGCATTGAAGGCGAAGAGCCAAGAACCGGCCTGGCGATATGGGCCTATGCGGTAAAAAAGAACAGCAGGAGTGGGAGCGGCTACGCCTCGCAGAGCTACACGACGCTGGAGGGAGTGCACGAGGGTGAGGAACTCATAAGGAGGGCTATGAACGAGGCCGAGTCGAGCCAGAGGGCGGAGAAAATCGAAGGTTTTAGCGGGGAGGTTCTGCTGGAGCCTCAAGTCGTTGAGGCCCTGGTTTACCTCTTCCTCGAGAACCTCTACGGAGACAGCGTTTACTACTCCCGCTCCCGCTTCTCGGTGGGGGACCTGGGAAAGAGTGTGCTCTCGGGGAACGTCTCAATAATCGACGACCCCACACTAGGATTCTCTCCGGGAAGCTATTCCTTCGACGGAGAGGGTGTTCCGGGAAGGAGAAAGGTACTGATCTCAAGGGGAGAGCTGAGATCTTTCCTCCTCGACCACACCTATGGAAAGTTGCTGGGCCTCGATAGCACTGGGAATGCACTGAGGGACTTCAGGTCGATCCCGAGGATAGGGACGGGTAACGTTCTGGTCGGGAGAGGAAGCGAGAACCTAGGGGACTGGAGCGGCGTCGTCGTTTCAAAGGTCTTCGGAGAGCACACCGCCAACCCGGTAACCGGCGATTTCTCGCTCACGGTCGAGCTCGGCTACGTGGTGGAGAACGGCGAGGCCACACCCTTCAGCGGGAACATGGTATCGGGCAACGTGTTCGAGGCCCTTGGAAGTGTTTCACGCGTCGGTAAAGAACTGGAAAGGAGGGGAAGCTTCTACTCGCCAAGGATCGTGACAGAGGTAAGGCTGGTCTAG
- a CDS encoding TldD/PmbA family protein: MEDNLFKIAERTADKLGVGYFEIRISKVKTTSVLIQNDQLDELSNNVEMGIGVRAFKKGWGFSSANDLSKAEEVIKTAMKMAGLSRGPEKIYLGDPIRDSVSNLGEKRLDDVDISEKLEVTGKAAELLRGENVKNRIAGYGESIIETLYLNSLGSEIRTVTSRVRLRIASTAFEGGKTGEYWKSFGGTGGWELIERIELERWADFVSRKARELLRAKAPPSGKFEVIMDPELTGVFIHEAVGHAAEADAVKNGESIFAGRLGEKIGAEELNVVDDPTLPGKFGSYAYDDEGLPGKRVEIIKNGVLNEYLNDRETSALLNLIPNGHGRAQSYAHQPLVRMSNTFIEAGTWEPEEIFEEVKYGLYMIGDKGGEVDVATGTFTFGAKEGYIVENGELKVHLRDVSLSGNLVEVLRSIKAIGRDVKIHFPGYCGKGQWVPVDDGGPHVLTEALVGGR; this comes from the coding sequence ATGGAGGATAACCTGTTCAAAATCGCCGAGCGAACCGCCGATAAACTGGGCGTGGGGTACTTCGAGATAAGGATCTCAAAGGTAAAGACGACGTCGGTTCTCATCCAGAACGACCAGCTGGACGAGCTCTCGAACAACGTTGAGATGGGGATCGGGGTCAGGGCCTTTAAGAAGGGGTGGGGCTTCTCATCGGCCAATGACCTCTCAAAGGCAGAGGAGGTAATCAAAACCGCAATGAAGATGGCCGGGCTCTCAAGGGGGCCGGAAAAAATATACCTCGGAGATCCTATCAGGGACAGCGTCTCGAACCTCGGGGAAAAGAGGCTCGATGATGTGGACATCTCCGAGAAGCTCGAGGTCACGGGCAAAGCGGCGGAACTCCTGAGGGGGGAGAACGTGAAGAACAGGATCGCGGGCTACGGGGAATCCATCATCGAAACCCTCTACCTTAACTCCCTGGGGAGCGAGATAAGAACCGTGACGTCGAGGGTTCGTTTGAGGATTGCCTCGACAGCTTTCGAGGGTGGAAAAACTGGTGAGTACTGGAAGAGCTTTGGGGGAACAGGAGGGTGGGAGCTGATCGAAAGAATCGAGCTTGAGAGGTGGGCTGACTTCGTGTCAAGAAAGGCGCGAGAGCTGCTGAGGGCGAAGGCCCCTCCCTCCGGAAAGTTCGAGGTCATAATGGATCCCGAACTAACAGGGGTCTTCATCCACGAGGCGGTTGGTCACGCCGCCGAGGCGGATGCCGTGAAGAACGGGGAGAGCATCTTCGCGGGCCGGTTGGGGGAAAAGATTGGTGCAGAAGAGCTGAACGTTGTGGACGACCCAACTTTGCCCGGCAAGTTCGGATCGTACGCCTACGACGATGAGGGCCTCCCAGGAAAAAGGGTCGAGATAATCAAAAACGGGGTTCTGAACGAGTACCTGAACGACAGGGAAACATCCGCCCTTCTGAACCTCATCCCCAACGGACACGGCAGGGCCCAGAGCTACGCCCATCAGCCCCTCGTCAGGATGTCCAACACATTCATCGAGGCCGGAACATGGGAGCCGGAGGAGATCTTCGAGGAGGTAAAGTACGGCCTCTACATGATAGGGGACAAGGGTGGCGAGGTTGACGTTGCCACCGGAACATTTACCTTTGGGGCGAAAGAAGGTTACATCGTTGAAAACGGGGAACTGAAGGTTCATCTGCGCGACGTGTCGCTCTCCGGAAATCTCGTGGAGGTTCTGAGGAGCATAAAGGCCATCGGCAGGGACGTTAAGATACACTTCCCCGGCTACTGCGGGAAGGGCCAGTGGGTCCCAGTTGACGATGGCGGTCCTCACGTGCTCACAGAGGCCCTCGTGGGGGGAAGGTGA
- a CDS encoding ArsB/NhaD family transporter, translating into MDPALIIAVSVFLFTYALIISEKVHRTVAALFGASIVLFLHVVPWDKLPAYLDLDTLFLLIGMMIIVNTARESGLFEYIAIKTAKLARGSPMRVLLLFSIVTAVVSSILDNVTTVLLLTPMLIYITRLMKVDPVPFLLSEVFASNIGGTATLIGDPPNIMIGSAANLSFNEFLLNMGPIAFLDLLITIGIIYLAYRGEIHVSSSRRQRLLSVIEGLSEDEAIKDPVLFKKSVVVILSVVALFFVHDRLGIEPAVVALSGASFLLLWSRQDPEGILEKVEWTAIFFFVGLFIIVGSLVETGVINDVASWMMGYIHSTGEAIFVIAWFSAISSAIVDNIPLTATMIPLIKAMGSSLNTYPLWWALSLGACLGGNGTAIGASANVVVIGIAGKEGIRITFADFLKVGLVVMFATVGFGSLLLWLRYAGV; encoded by the coding sequence ATGGATCCAGCGCTTATAATAGCGGTTTCAGTGTTCCTCTTTACCTATGCCCTCATAATAAGTGAGAAGGTTCACAGAACCGTTGCAGCCCTCTTTGGAGCCTCTATAGTCCTGTTTTTGCATGTTGTACCGTGGGACAAGCTCCCCGCCTACCTAGATCTGGACACCCTTTTCCTCCTCATAGGGATGATGATCATAGTGAACACAGCGAGGGAAAGTGGTCTCTTTGAATACATAGCGATAAAAACCGCGAAACTTGCCAGGGGCAGTCCTATGCGGGTTCTTTTGCTCTTCTCGATTGTTACCGCTGTTGTCAGCTCAATCCTCGACAACGTTACCACAGTTCTCCTGCTCACTCCAATGCTCATCTACATAACCCGCCTCATGAAGGTTGATCCGGTCCCCTTCCTCCTGTCGGAGGTCTTTGCCTCCAACATCGGTGGGACGGCAACACTGATTGGTGATCCTCCGAACATCATGATAGGCTCGGCCGCAAACCTGAGCTTCAACGAGTTCCTCCTTAACATGGGGCCGATAGCCTTCCTCGACCTGCTGATCACGATCGGCATAATTTACCTCGCTTACCGCGGTGAGATCCACGTCAGTTCCTCCCGCAGGCAGAGACTCCTCTCGGTAATAGAGGGACTCAGTGAGGACGAGGCCATCAAAGATCCGGTTCTCTTCAAGAAATCCGTAGTTGTTATTCTGTCCGTGGTCGCCCTATTTTTTGTTCACGACAGGCTTGGCATTGAGCCGGCGGTCGTTGCCTTAAGCGGCGCTTCGTTTCTCCTCCTGTGGAGCAGGCAGGATCCGGAGGGGATACTGGAGAAGGTTGAGTGGACGGCGATCTTCTTCTTTGTGGGTCTCTTCATCATAGTCGGTTCACTTGTTGAGACAGGCGTTATAAACGATGTTGCCAGCTGGATGATGGGTTACATTCATAGCACTGGGGAGGCAATTTTCGTTATCGCTTGGTTCTCGGCTATCTCCTCAGCCATCGTTGACAACATACCCCTGACCGCGACGATGATACCCCTGATCAAGGCTATGGGCTCGTCCCTCAATACTTATCCCCTCTGGTGGGCCCTCTCCCTCGGTGCCTGTCTGGGTGGAAACGGCACCGCAATCGGAGCGAGCGCCAACGTCGTGGTCATCGGTATCGCCGGGAAAGAGGGGATAAGGATAACTTTTGCAGACTTTCTCAAGGTCGGCCTGGTCGTGATGTTTGCCACCGTTGGGTTTGGCTCTCTGTTGCTCTGGCTCCGGTACGCGGGGGTGTGA